In Ignavibacteriales bacterium, the genomic stretch CAGCCAGGAGTTTTGGGGGGACACAGAGCAGTTAAAATAACAAAGCGAGTTGAAAACGAGGAGAAAAATTAATGGAACAAAGTATTGGATCAGATTTAAATCCGGGATCAATAGAAAAATTTGAAGGAAAAAAAGCCGAATTTACCGCTTTGGAGGAATCTACTAAAAAAGGGTATTTCTCAGACGATAAACTTGAATTTATTAAAGATGTAAATCTTAATGTTTATATAGAGCTTGGCAGAACTAAAATGCTGGTTAAAGATATTATTGAACTTGACAGAGGTTATGTAATTGAGCTTGATAAGCTTGCAAGCGAACCAGTTGATGTTTACGTAAACAATAAGAAGATTGCAGAGGGAGAAGTTGTTGTTATTGATAAACATTTTGGTATTCGTATTACAAACCTGATTGAATCACCCGATAGATTAAAAGGAATTTAATTAATGAATCTTTGGGACTTCATAAAAATTTTCCTTGTTCTAATAATGCTTGCCGGGCTAATGTACTTTATGCTCCATTTGTTAAAAAAATATTTTTACAGTGTGGAAAGCAAGCACCCAAAACTGATAAGCATAAAAGTGTTGGCAAATCAAATGCTAATGCCCAAAAAATTTCTATCAATTGTTAAGGTGCAGGATAAATTTTATTTGCTTGGCATTAGCGATCAATCAGTTAATCTGATTGATAAGTTCGAGGATCCGGAGTTAAAATTAAAATTAGAAGCTGGCAGTGTTCCTTCAACTGTAAATTTTTTGGATTATTTTAAGAAGAGTCTGGATAAGAAATGAAGAAGATTTTATTTGTTTGCCTGGTATTGATTGGAATTATTCTTTTTCACGAACCATTGCTGGCTCAGCAAAAAACAACCATCCCGCTTCCAAAGATTGGGATAAACGTTGGTACTGCCGAAAATCCACAAGACGTTTCATCTACCTTGCAAGTGCTTCTTCTTTTAACAGTTTTATCACTTGCACCTTCCATAATGTTGATGACAACATCTTTCCTTCGATTAATAATTGTTTTTCATTTTTTGCGGAATGCTTTAGGAACCCAGCAAATGCCGCCAAACCAGTTGCTGGCAGGGATGGCAATCTTTTTAACTTTTTTTATTATGGCACCCACCTGGAATAAAGTAAACACTGAGGCGCTTAAACCGTATATGGATGGGAAGATGACTCTCGACTCAGCTTATACAAAAGGTGTTGAACCACTAAGACAATTTATGTTTAAGAATACCCGTGATGAAGACCTTGAATTGTTTGTTAGTCTCTCTAATATGCCAAAGCCAAATACAAGAGCGGAACTTCCGACTTATGTTTTAATTCCTTCTTTTGTTCTTAGTGAACTGCGCGCCGGTTTTATAATCGGCTTTTTCCTGTTCATTCCATTTTTAGTTGTGGATATGATCGTCTCCAGCGTTCTTATGTCTATGGGAATGATGATGCTTCCACCAATGATGGTTTCGCTTCCGTTTAAAGTCCTTCTGTTTATCCTGGTTGATGGATGGAATTTAATTGTTGGTTCATTAGTAAGGAGTTTTAATTTATGACGATCGAATTGATAACTGATTTAATGACGGATGTATTCTTTACAACTATGATAATTCTTCTGCCGATACTTGGTGCATCGCTAATAATTGGAATTATCATTTCCATTTTTCAGGCAGCAACATCAATCCAGGAAATGACCTTAACGTTTGTTCCCAAAATTATTATTACAGCAGTTGTTATGATTTTAATGCTTCCGTTTATAGCAGACAGACTTATGACGATGACAATAAAATTCTTTAATATGTTTACAACATTCATTCGATGATAAATATACTGGTAAATGACTTTGTAGTTTTAATTTTGGTTTTCCTTCGGGTTGTTCCAATATTTTTTGTTGCTCCTTTCTTTAATAGTTCGTCAATCCCAAATACTGTAAAAATATTATTTGCTTTAATTGTATCATATATAATTTTTTTTTCAATTAAAGGTTTTACATTTGATGTAAACAAAGGATTGCTGCTTCTTGCCCTTTACGGTGCTAAGGAAGTAGTAACAGGTTTGATAATCGGCTTCTCTATAAATTTTATTTTCTACGGAATTTCTTTTGCCGGATCACTTATAGGTTTTGATATGGGACTTTCGATGGCGTCGGCATTCGATCCTTCTATGGATATGGAAAACAATATTATTGGTCAACTACTAAACCTGATTGCAATTCTAATTTTTTTGACTATTAATGGTCATCATTATGTAATAAGAGCTCTTAGTTATTCTTTTAGCATGGTGCCAATTGGTGAAATTACACTTAGCCAATCATTACTTCTTTTGCTGGTAAAATATTCTGCCGGTGTATTTATTCTGGCAGTTAAAATTGCATCGCCGTTAATGATTTCCTTTTTTCTAATTCACGTTGCTGCAGGTATTACAGCTCGTATCATTCCGCAGATGCAGGTGTTTTTTGTAATTCAACCTTTACAAATTGCAATTGGCTTTATTCTTTTGGCGGCTTTTTCGCCAGTTATTGTATTAGTAATAAAAAATATTCTTGCAGGATATGAAGACACATTATTCGAATTGATAAAAGCGATGGGGAAATAAATGGCTGAAGTTGACGGACAGGAAAAAACCGAACAACCGAGTGAAAAGAAACTCCGCGAAACCCGGGAAAAAGGAGAAGTTGCTAAAAGTGTGGAGATAAACTCCCTGGCAATTTTTTTAACTGGCACAGCTATCCTTTATTATTCTAAAAGCTTCATAGGTGGTAAGGTATCTTCCTTTACCACGTACATTTTTAGTTCATTGAATACACTAACTATAAATCCTGATTTGCTTGGTGACTATACCATAAAAGCAGTTCTATTCTTTTTCTCAATTCTTTCACCAATTCTTATCGGTTTAGTTATAATGTCTTTAGCTGCGGGTTATGGACAAACAGGATTTAAAATTGCTACAAAAGCATTAGCGTTAAAATTCTCTTTTCTTAATCCAGTTTCTGGATTAAAAAAAGTTTTTTTCTCGTCTCACTCTATTACCGAACTTGTAAAATCGCTAATAAAACTAACGATAATCTCTCTTTTTGCATACTGGGTTTTAAAAGATACAATTTTAGATTCCGCTGGCTTAATGGGATTAACAATTCCGGAAATAGCAGAATTTATGATAGATACAGCTTTCAAATTTATCTGGAAAATTTCTTTGGTTTATATTGTTTTTGCAGCTATCGATTTCATTTATCAGAAATTCCAGCATAACAAAAAACAAATGATGACAAAAAAGGAATTGAAGGATGAATATAAAGCTTCCGATGGCGACCCGCTTATTAAAGGAAAAATAAAAAGCAAACAAATGATGATGGCTAAAGCAAGGATGATGCAGGATGTTCCTAAAGCAGACGTTGTAATTACAAATCCTACTCACTTAGCAATTGCACTTAAATATGAACTTGGCAGCAAGTTTGCACCAAAGGTTTTAGCAAAAGGAGCGGATGAAATAGCTCAAAAAATAAAAGAGATTGCTACAAAGCATAACATTCCGTTACACGAAGATGTTGAACTTGCACGCGCTTTATTTAAACACTGCGATGTAGGTGATGAAATTCCAACTAACTTGTTTAAAGCTGTGGCACAGGTATTAGCTTACATTTTCAATTTGAAAAACGCAAAGAAGAAAAAAACAATAGTTTGATGAATAATATATTTAAACATACTGACATTATTCTTGCCTTTGGAGTAATCTTTATACTTGGCTTAATGGTTATTCCACTGCCGGCTTTCTTGCTGGATTTTTTCCTTGCATTGAATATTTCTATTGCTGTTTTAATTTTGGTTGTATCTCTCTACATTAAATCACCGCTGGAAATTTCTGTATTTCCGGGTTTACTTTTGGTGTTAACACTTTTCCGCCTTGCATTAAATATAAGCTCAACAAGATTAATTTTAATTGACGGTTATGCAGGTAAAGTAATTGAAACATTTGGACAGTTTGTTGTAAGTGGAAGTTATGTTGTTGGATTTATAATATTTATTATTCTTGTTATCATTCAATTCATCGTTATTGTAAAAGGTTCCGGAAGAATCTCTGAAGTTGCTGCAAGATTTACACTTGATGCAATGCCCGGAAAACAAATGGCAATTGATGCAGATTTAAATTCCGGATTAATAAATGAATCAGATGCACGCGCACGCCGTGAGAATATAAGCCGGGAAGCTGAATTTTACGGTGCGATGGATGGCGCCAGCAAGTTTGTTAAAGGAGATGCGATTGCAGGATTGCTGATAAATGTAATTAACATTGTTGGTGGAATTATAATTGGAGTTGCACAACGTGGATTAAGTATTTCTGATGCACTTCAAACTTACACAATTTTAACAATTGGTGATGGATTAGTTACACAGATTCCTGCACTTATAATTGCTACAGCAGCTGGTATGGTTGTTACAAGAAGCGGTGGTGGAGGTACTCTTGATGTTCAAATGAAAGGGCAATTGTTCAACAATCCCAGGGTACTGGGAACGGTATCCGGCGCAATTGGTTTATTTTCAATTGTCCCCGGTATGCCAACGATCCCTTTTCTGATTCTTGCCCTGGCACTTGGTTTTGCAACTTTTATGGTTAAAAAACAGAAAAAGTCAGATCAACTTTTAGAAAAAACTCAGGATGTTGTTCAGGTAGAACCGGTGGAAGAAAAAGTAGAAGAATATCTACAGGTGGATCCTATTGAAATTGAAATAGGTTATGGATTAATTTCGCTTGTGGATGAAACACAGGGTGGAAATCTATTTCAAAAAATTTCTTCCACAAGAAAATATATTGCTCTTGAATACGGCGTGCTTGTTCCTCCTGTTAGAGTAAGAGATAATTTACAATTAGGTCCAAACGAATACATTATAAAAATAAAAGGAAATGTCGCAGCCAACTTCCAAATTTACTCCGATAGATACCTGGCAATGAATCCTGGAAATATTTCAGATCAGTTAAGCGGGATTCCAACAGTTGATCCAGCATTTAATTTGCCGGCTTTTTGGATTAACGACCAGGAAAAAGACAAAGCTGAATTATTAAACTTTACAGTGGTGGATAGTATTTCAGTTCTTTCAACTCATTTGCAGGAAACAATTAAAAAGAATTTTGATAGAGTGCTAAGCCGGCAATCAGTTAAACAATTGCTGGAAAATTTAAAGAAAGAATATCCGGCTGTAATTGATGAAATAAATCCGGAAGTTCTTCCATTAGGTGTAATTCAAAAAGTGCTTCAGAATCTATTGAAAGAATTAATTCCGATTAAGGACCTTGTTCAAATTTTAGAATCATTAACTGATTACACCAAGATTACAAAAAATATTGATGTGCTGACAGAATACGTACGGCATTCATTGGGGGATACAATTGCTAATCTTTACCGCGATCAAAATGGAATAATACATTCAGTTACACTTGATGAAGATTTGGAAAAACAAATAACAAACGCACTTCAAAAACAGAAAGAAGCAATTCAAACACTCGGATTAAGTCCGGAACTGCTTATGACGTTAAATAATAATCTAAGGATGTTCATTCAAAAGTTTAAATCGTTGGGTTATGTTCCTATTATTGTAACTGCGGCAACCATTCGTCCGTATCTTTTCCGGCTGCTTAATACAAGTTTTCCAGAGTTAGTAATTCTTTCTTACACAGAATTGCCCGCCAGCGTTGAAATTGAATTCCTGGGCAGAATAGAGGTTTAATATGCAAATAAAAAAATATCTTGCTCCAACACTTAAAGAAGCTTTAGAACAATTGAAAAATGAATTGGGTGATGATGCCGTTGTATTAAGTACGCGGGTTGTTACGAGTAATACTAACACCGGAACAAAAAAACAATATGAAGTTGTTGCTGGAACAGAATCCAATCGCCCAAAAGAAACCGCACACCCAAAACTGGTTGATACAATTATAGATGACAATCCGAAAAATACAATTGAAGAACTACAGCGATTAAAAGACAAAGTTTTTCCACATCACGAAAAACCAAAGAAAGAAATTAAGATTGAGAACCTAAAAAGTG encodes the following:
- a CDS encoding flagellar biosynthetic protein FliQ, which produces MTIELITDLMTDVFFTTMIILLPILGASLIIGIIISIFQAATSIQEMTLTFVPKIIITAVVMILMLPFIADRLMTMTIKFFNMFTTFIR
- the fliP gene encoding flagellar type III secretion system pore protein FliP (The bacterial flagellar biogenesis protein FliP forms a type III secretion system (T3SS)-type pore required for flagellar assembly.) produces the protein MKKILFVCLVLIGIILFHEPLLAQQKTTIPLPKIGINVGTAENPQDVSSTLQVLLLLTVLSLAPSIMLMTTSFLRLIIVFHFLRNALGTQQMPPNQLLAGMAIFLTFFIMAPTWNKVNTEALKPYMDGKMTLDSAYTKGVEPLRQFMFKNTRDEDLELFVSLSNMPKPNTRAELPTYVLIPSFVLSELRAGFIIGFFLFIPFLVVDMIVSSVLMSMGMMMLPPMMVSLPFKVLLFILVDGWNLIVGSLVRSFNL
- a CDS encoding flagellar biosynthetic protein FliO: MNLWDFIKIFLVLIMLAGLMYFMLHLLKKYFYSVESKHPKLISIKVLANQMLMPKKFLSIVKVQDKFYLLGISDQSVNLIDKFEDPELKLKLEAGSVPSTVNFLDYFKKSLDKK
- the fliN gene encoding flagellar motor switch protein FliN encodes the protein MEQSIGSDLNPGSIEKFEGKKAEFTALEESTKKGYFSDDKLEFIKDVNLNVYIELGRTKMLVKDIIELDRGYVIELDKLASEPVDVYVNNKKIAEGEVVVIDKHFGIRITNLIESPDRLKGI
- the flhB gene encoding flagellar biosynthesis protein FlhB — encoded protein: MAEVDGQEKTEQPSEKKLRETREKGEVAKSVEINSLAIFLTGTAILYYSKSFIGGKVSSFTTYIFSSLNTLTINPDLLGDYTIKAVLFFFSILSPILIGLVIMSLAAGYGQTGFKIATKALALKFSFLNPVSGLKKVFFSSHSITELVKSLIKLTIISLFAYWVLKDTILDSAGLMGLTIPEIAEFMIDTAFKFIWKISLVYIVFAAIDFIYQKFQHNKKQMMTKKELKDEYKASDGDPLIKGKIKSKQMMMAKARMMQDVPKADVVITNPTHLAIALKYELGSKFAPKVLAKGADEIAQKIKEIATKHNIPLHEDVELARALFKHCDVGDEIPTNLFKAVAQVLAYIFNLKNAKKKKTIV
- the fliR gene encoding flagellar biosynthetic protein FliR; protein product: MINILVNDFVVLILVFLRVVPIFFVAPFFNSSSIPNTVKILFALIVSYIIFFSIKGFTFDVNKGLLLLALYGAKEVVTGLIIGFSINFIFYGISFAGSLIGFDMGLSMASAFDPSMDMENNIIGQLLNLIAILIFLTINGHHYVIRALSYSFSMVPIGEITLSQSLLLLLVKYSAGVFILAVKIASPLMISFFLIHVAAGITARIIPQMQVFFVIQPLQIAIGFILLAAFSPVIVLVIKNILAGYEDTLFELIKAMGK
- the flhA gene encoding flagellar biosynthesis protein FlhA → MNNIFKHTDIILAFGVIFILGLMVIPLPAFLLDFFLALNISIAVLILVVSLYIKSPLEISVFPGLLLVLTLFRLALNISSTRLILIDGYAGKVIETFGQFVVSGSYVVGFIIFIILVIIQFIVIVKGSGRISEVAARFTLDAMPGKQMAIDADLNSGLINESDARARRENISREAEFYGAMDGASKFVKGDAIAGLLINVINIVGGIIIGVAQRGLSISDALQTYTILTIGDGLVTQIPALIIATAAGMVVTRSGGGGTLDVQMKGQLFNNPRVLGTVSGAIGLFSIVPGMPTIPFLILALALGFATFMVKKQKKSDQLLEKTQDVVQVEPVEEKVEEYLQVDPIEIEIGYGLISLVDETQGGNLFQKISSTRKYIALEYGVLVPPVRVRDNLQLGPNEYIIKIKGNVAANFQIYSDRYLAMNPGNISDQLSGIPTVDPAFNLPAFWINDQEKDKAELLNFTVVDSISVLSTHLQETIKKNFDRVLSRQSVKQLLENLKKEYPAVIDEINPEVLPLGVIQKVLQNLLKELIPIKDLVQILESLTDYTKITKNIDVLTEYVRHSLGDTIANLYRDQNGIIHSVTLDEDLEKQITNALQKQKEAIQTLGLSPELLMTLNNNLRMFIQKFKSLGYVPIIVTAATIRPYLFRLLNTSFPELVILSYTELPASVEIEFLGRIEV